CAGGCAATAGCGCCCCGACCATCTTGCTGGGCAAGGCCGCGAAAGCACAGCTGTGGAATGGACGCATCGCGCGAACGCGTCACCGCCTTGCCGTAGTTGCGTCAGCCCATCGGGTGCATCGACCGCGGTCGATAAGGAGCGCCCGCTGGCGACGCATCGGGTGTGTCCGGCCGGGACGCAGCCACCGAGCCGCCACGCAGGCGAACGTGGCAGGCGACGCCGCGCCTGCCACGTGCGATCTTGCTTACTGCCCGAAGAACGTGGAGATCGACGAATACACGTCGGAGAAGCGCGAGTAGTAGTCCGGATCGGTCTGCGCCGTGCAGAGCGAATACCCGCCGTACAGGCCGCCGCGCAGCTGATACGCGCCCCCGCTGGCGATGGTGAACAGGCCCGAGCCGGACGAGCCGCCTTCGGTGACGCCGTCGTTCCAGACCACGCGATACAGCGGGCTCTTGCCGTCGATGGAGGTGTTCAGCCCGGTGACCGTACCCAGCGAATATTTCTTGACGTCGCCGGAGGGGTGGTGGATGCCCACGATCGACGTACTGGTCGAACCGATCGCCGCGCTGTTCCAGGCCGCGTAGAACGCGCCGCTGGGCGGTGCGGTCTTCAGCTCCAGCAGCGCGGTATCGCGCGTGGTGTTGGCATGGCGCAGGAACGCGCCGCCGGTCAGCGTGGTCGCCTGCGAACTGGCGGTGTTGCCGTTGCAACTGGCTGCGTCGTAGAACCAGTAGGTCTGCAGCGTGTTGGCCACCGTCTGCGTGCTGATGCAGTGCGCGGCGGTCCAGAACAGGTTGCGCTTGGGCGTATTGGTGTTGTTGAGCAGGGTGCCGGTGCACAGGAACGAGCCCTGGCTGGTGGTGAACACCATGCGCGCCACCGCCTTGGCAGCGCTGGTGAAGCCGGCAGTGGGGTTGGCGCGGCAAACGATATCGTTCTGGCACGCATCGCTTTCGCCAATGGCAATGGTCATCATGTCGCGCGGGCTGGCGGTGGGGCTGATGTCCAGATGCGACAGCTGCGGGACGCTGAGGCTGAAGTTTTCCGGATACAGGCCGGCCGGCAGCGAGATCTCCACCAGCAGGTTGTCGCCATTGACCGTCGGCGACCAGCCGATCGCATCACCGGTACCGACAAAGCTGGCGCCGGATTGCTCGAACACGCGGCCGTCGTCGCCGGCAAAGCGCAGCGTCACCCGCGACGGATCGCCCGGCGTTGCGCCAGCACCGCGCACCACCAACGCCGCGCGTAGCGAGGCCGCCTGCGCGGAGCCGAGCTTCAAGGTGGCAACGCGCGAACCATCGCTGGCCATCTGCCAATCCAGCTTGGCCAGGTTGACGAGCGGCTGCGGCACGGCACGCGAAAAGCCGATCTGCAGCGGCTGCCCATGCTTGACTTGCGCAATGCGCTTTTCGCGCACGCTGCCGAGTTCCTTGCTGCTGGGCGCGGCCAGCAGCACCACGCGTGCGGGCAGGATGCCGCCACGCAGGCTTGCCGACTGCAACGTCGCTGCGCCGAGCTTGGCCGCCTGTGGCGCAGTGCTCACCGGTGCAGCATCCATCTCGGTGGGCGGCGCAGCCAGCGCGGAGACGGAAACAGCGGAGAACAGCGCGAGATACAACGCATTCTTGCGAATCATGGGTAGTCCTTCTCGTCAGGGAACGGCAGGCTGTGGCGGGGGCCAGGGCCTGCGGCGCCATCGTTGGCGCCAGACGAGACTAGCGAATGTCTACAACTGAATATGTGCTTAAAATCTCTTTCAGAGATGATCAATCGTTAAAGCGATAGTCGCCTTCACGCGACTTGCGTTGCCAAGCTTTGCGAACGTTGTGCAGGTTCGATCGCGTCGCAGTGCAGGCAGGGCGCAAGGCTCGGCGATGCTGGCACAGCGCTGCAGTGGCCTGCGTCAGGGATGCTTGCGGTGTGGGATGTGCCGGTGTGTCGTGGCAGGGCGACGCCGGAGCGCGCCAAGCCATGCGCGCTGATCGCACGCTCGAGGCGTGCAAGATCGGCCGCACCTCGGTCGCATGGCAGCACCGGCAGAAGGCGACAGCCCAGCGCTCGATCTCTGGCGAGAAGCGGGCTACTCCAGCGCATCGCTGGCGCGGAATTCGGTCGAGCGCCCGCCGACCTTCAGGAAGGCCAGTACCGCCAGGCCGACCGCCAACCATGCCATTCCGCCGAGCTGCGCATGCCGGTCCGCATTGACCAGCACATACGCCAGAATCACGCTGCCGATCA
The window above is part of the Xanthomonas cassavae CFBP 4642 genome. Proteins encoded here:
- a CDS encoding trypsin-like serine peptidase, which translates into the protein MIRKNALYLALFSAVSVSALAAPPTEMDAAPVSTAPQAAKLGAATLQSASLRGGILPARVVLLAAPSSKELGSVREKRIAQVKHGQPLQIGFSRAVPQPLVNLAKLDWQMASDGSRVATLKLGSAQAASLRAALVVRGAGATPGDPSRVTLRFAGDDGRVFEQSGASFVGTGDAIGWSPTVNGDNLLVEISLPAGLYPENFSLSVPQLSHLDISPTASPRDMMTIAIGESDACQNDIVCRANPTAGFTSAAKAVARMVFTTSQGSFLCTGTLLNNTNTPKRNLFWTAAHCISTQTVANTLQTYWFYDAASCNGNTASSQATTLTGGAFLRHANTTRDTALLELKTAPPSGAFYAAWNSAAIGSTSTSIVGIHHPSGDVKKYSLGTVTGLNTSIDGKSPLYRVVWNDGVTEGGSSGSGLFTIASGGAYQLRGGLYGGYSLCTAQTDPDYYSRFSDVYSSISTFFGQ